A genome region from bacterium includes the following:
- the phnD gene encoding phosphate/phosphite/phosphonate ABC transporter substrate-binding protein, with product MPTDYRPAAPPPVLPVFLAVLLFFLSGCAPGSEPEKVSLKSAPEPSKTAAPADEKSLRVAVAAMISPKETFIFYKDLVNYIGEKVSMPVTFVQRETYEEVNKLLEKNELDLAFVCTGAYVEGHDSFGMELLAAPVAYGQPLYYSYVIVPKDSGVSSLEGLRGKSFAFTDPLSNTGKLAPVCMLASMKETPESFFKATTYTYSHDKSIESVARKIVDGAAVDSLVWDYLDKKTPRLTSQTRIIKKSEPYGIPPVVVSKTLDPGLKEKLKAAFLSMHEDEKGKKILSEIMIDRFTRLDDGKYDSVRAMKKWVEANAGK from the coding sequence ATGCCCACGGATTACAGGCCGGCGGCGCCCCCGCCGGTTTTGCCGGTTTTCCTGGCCGTTCTCCTTTTCTTCCTTTCCGGTTGCGCCCCCGGGAGCGAGCCTGAAAAGGTCTCCCTGAAAAGCGCTCCCGAACCCTCGAAAACCGCCGCCCCTGCGGATGAAAAAAGCCTGAGGGTCGCCGTCGCGGCGATGATCTCCCCCAAAGAGACCTTTATCTTCTACAAAGACCTCGTGAACTACATCGGCGAGAAGGTCTCCATGCCGGTTACGTTTGTGCAGAGGGAGACTTACGAGGAGGTAAACAAGCTCCTCGAAAAAAACGAGCTTGACCTGGCTTTTGTCTGCACGGGGGCCTACGTGGAGGGCCACGATTCTTTCGGCATGGAACTGCTTGCCGCTCCCGTGGCCTACGGCCAGCCTCTCTACTATTCCTATGTGATAGTTCCGAAAGACAGCGGCGTCTCCTCTCTTGAAGGGCTCAGGGGAAAGAGTTTCGCCTTTACCGATCCGCTGTCCAACACCGGGAAGCTGGCCCCGGTCTGCATGCTCGCGAGCATGAAGGAAACCCCCGAAAGCTTCTTCAAAGCCACCACCTATACCTACAGCCACGACAAATCAATAGAGAGCGTGGCCAGAAAGATAGTCGACGGCGCGGCGGTGGACAGCCTCGTCTGGGACTATCTCGACAAGAAAACCCCCCGGTTGACCTCGCAGACGAGGATTATAAAAAAATCCGAGCCCTACGGCATACCTCCGGTCGTCGTTTCCAAAACTCTCGATCCGGGTCTCAAGGAAAAGCTGAAGGCGGCGTTCTTGTCGATGCACGAAGACGAAAAGGGCAAAAAGATACTCTCCGAAATCATGATTGATCGCTTTACCCGGCTGGACGACGGCAAATACGACTCGGTCAGGGCGATGAAGAAGTGGGTCGAGGCCAATGCCGGAAAGTAA
- a CDS encoding histidine kinase produces the protein MNDVRPSPQDFLELVRRAREGKLRVYIGFAAGVGKTYRLLQEAHALAGKGADIVIAAVDAHDRPDTEALIPGLEVVPLRTVEYRGLILKEMDLEGVLARRPAIAIVDEVAHTNAPGSKNVKRYKDILELLEAGISVLCAFNVQHLESLNDLVEQETGVKVLETIPDTFLDRADQIVNVDLPVEDLLERLKAGKIYPHERVPLALEGFFRGQSLLSLRELTLREVAESIETAGRHFRLGETGPSRPTGPGRVMVCLSSMTKRGAMLLRKGSRVAGRLNTHWFVVNVETPSESPVRIKSEAQRYLIDNFQRAEDLGAEVVKLKGKDPVKTLLKFARENQVSDLVVGRSRKPWLMQVLGLSPTHRLVNEALGFDVHVVAMEKRETGE, from the coding sequence ATGAACGACGTCCGCCCCAGTCCGCAGGATTTTCTGGAGCTGGTCAGGAGAGCCAGAGAGGGGAAGCTGCGCGTCTACATCGGCTTCGCCGCCGGGGTGGGCAAGACCTACCGGCTTTTGCAGGAGGCGCACGCCCTCGCCGGCAAAGGGGCGGATATCGTAATCGCCGCCGTAGACGCCCACGACCGTCCGGACACCGAAGCCCTGATCCCGGGACTGGAGGTGGTTCCCCTGCGCACCGTGGAATACAGGGGGCTCATCCTCAAGGAGATGGATCTCGAAGGGGTTCTTGCCCGCCGTCCGGCCATCGCCATAGTGGACGAGGTCGCCCACACCAACGCGCCGGGCTCGAAAAACGTGAAACGCTATAAAGACATACTGGAACTGCTGGAAGCGGGGATAAGCGTCCTTTGCGCCTTCAACGTCCAGCACCTCGAAAGCCTGAACGATCTGGTCGAGCAGGAGACCGGCGTCAAGGTTCTCGAAACCATTCCCGACACCTTTCTCGACAGGGCGGACCAGATTGTCAACGTAGACCTTCCGGTAGAAGACCTTCTGGAGCGGCTGAAGGCCGGAAAGATATACCCCCACGAGAGGGTTCCCCTCGCCCTTGAGGGATTCTTCAGGGGGCAAAGCCTCCTTTCGCTCCGCGAGCTCACCCTTCGGGAGGTTGCCGAGAGCATCGAGACGGCGGGAAGGCACTTTCGCCTCGGGGAAACCGGCCCTTCGCGCCCGACAGGTCCGGGAAGGGTGATGGTCTGCCTCTCCTCGATGACAAAGAGGGGGGCCATGCTGCTCAGAAAGGGGTCGCGGGTCGCGGGCAGGCTGAACACCCACTGGTTCGTCGTCAACGTCGAGACCCCCTCGGAATCGCCGGTGAGGATAAAATCCGAGGCGCAGCGCTATCTGATCGATAATTTCCAGAGGGCTGAGGACCTTGGCGCGGAGGTGGTGAAGCTGAAGGGGAAGGACCCGGTAAAAACACTGCTGAAATTCGCCCGGGAAAACCAGGTCAGCGATCTTGTCGTGGGCAGAAGCAGGAAACCCTGGTTGATGCAGGTCCTCGGTTTGTCGCCGACCCACCGGCTGGTCAACGAGGCGCTGGGCTTCGACGTACACGTCGTGGCGATGGAAAAGAGGGAAACGGGAGAATAG